The Microtus ochrogaster isolate Prairie Vole_2 unplaced genomic scaffold, MicOch1.0 UNK28, whole genome shotgun sequence DNA segment tacacggaaactgtattcttttaatcactgcctgacccattagtttcagcctcttattggctagctcttacatattgatctaacccatttctattattctgtgtagcccacaagccgccttaccaggaatgatcttaacctgcatctgcctgcagtgggacaatcatggcgactcactgatccagcttctttctcccagcatcctgttctgttttctccgcctacctaagggctggcctatgaaatgggcctaggcagtttctttattaataagaaatcattcccacatcactgttGATGTGACATGTGATGTCACTTGTGCACAGGTCGCCATGCCAGGATCATGGTCCCAGGCTCATTGCCTTCCTGCCTTGGAACCAATTGCAACTTCTCCTAGAGACAACTGGCAGAGAAGGAAAGTTCTGGAACTATGCCCTTCCCCATAGGAGGGGAATTGGAGGAGGAGATATAGTTTGAGCAAGAATCACTATtattattctgaaaatgaaatatttttattactttgattttttttttcgcaTTCGCGTTCATTAATGTTTGCCAATTGGTCAAGGGGCTTACCTGATCTGATAAATGTCAAGAGGTCTAGAGGAAGGCTATGGGGCGTCCAGTCATGCCCTCCCCCACAGCTCATCCAAACAGTTAACCTACCTGCCCTGTGGGGAATGTCCTTCCCTCATTCTGAGCGGTGCAGTTAGCAGTTATGGCCCTCCTCTTTATTTTGGCAACATGAAAAGTGAAAGTTAATTTTTTCAAAGGACTTTGATCCCTTTAAGTTGAATAGTGATTTATTTAATCAGTCCTGGCCGGAAAACTTTCGCACTCTTTCTGGTCCTTGTTTCTTataaatttcctttttgtttatgtatattttcctattttgtttttggattttgtcTTAACTCATAAgggtttttttgttcttgtttatcgGGAgtttttttattgtatctttgttttatgtttcataGTTGTTGAGCATTTGTCTGTCACatattctagaattttctccCAGGCGGTAACTTCCTTCTAACTTTTCTGTGGTGAGTTTTTATGACTCAGAATATGTTCACTTGGTGGAAAATGTGATCCATCAACATTTTCTGAGATTCTTTAAAAAGCCCAAAAAAAGGCCTCAATCCCCCAGGTTCCCAACAGTTTTATATCCTCGATTAATTTCATAGTTTTAGTTTCATATCTTAAGAGTGCTTgagtgtgtttttgtttattaccGAAAACAGattttcctgccttctttccAATGTCCGGTCAGCCCAAAGgtctttctttattgttctgaCGTGCCTTCTCTCTCACCCTTAAAACTCTTAGTTACTTCTGATCTGGactttctgattttcttctctgaCGTAATTAGGGTTAGCAATGGGCCATTCACAGCGTGAGATGGGCTTTGAAGGTGAAGTCAGGCAGGAGACTCAGAGTGAGGAGTGGAGTGGTCTCAGCAGAGAGGCAGTGGTAGGAAGATCCTGTGGCCCCTCTGTTAGAAGAAACGTGCACTATGTCTGGAAAAGTCCACTAAAATAAGACACGTAAGTCAGGGGGCCCATGCTCTTGCCCTGCTGTGTTGTAAGCCCCATGCACAAGGGCCCTGGATTCCTTTCAAGCCTGTCTCCGAGACCCAAGGCCTGCTTCGTTTTACACGTGGTTTGTCAGCTCTGCAGGCTCCTGCTGTGTTCTCTCTAGCTTCCTGCACCACCCCCCACTGGCCCTAAgagtctcctctccccacctgctGCCCTCCCCTCTTCCACATGCCCTTGCACTTGGCACACCGTCTGCTGGAGTCTTTTCCCCACGGGGACGGGATGATTTTTGTAGTCAGGAATCGTGCCTCACTCGTCTCTGTATTCTCGCCATCAAGTGCGGAAGCCTGGTACACAGGCAATTTATTCAATGGTGCCTGTTGACTGAACGAGGGAACAAGATAAAAGAATCGCTGCCCTTCTAAAAATGTCCGCCTCGTTGTGAGGCCCGGCAACGCGTCCTGCCGCACagctcagcacccacatctgttAGCTCCTCTCTCTGCAAAAGAGCCGACACGTTCATTCACGTGGGAGCCATGTTCGCGGGCCTGGACTTCCTGGAGGAAGGCAGTGACAGATTGCTAAGTGACCACTGACCTACCATAATGAATGTGTCTGTAGTTTAGCCTGAAGCCTCAGAGGGGCTGTCACTTTGCAAAGCAGCACTGCGAAGAAAGAGGACGGAGAGGGAGAATTTGGAAATTGAGGGTAGGGGCTATAACCTGAGCAAGAGACAGAAAACGGGTAAGAGTAGGCAcacaaatgggtgctgggaaaatgCTGGCCATTTGGTGCTGTGTTATGTTTGGAAGGGAAAGCAGTCGTGAACAGCCTGCCCTTTCGATTGCCTCCCAAAGCCTTGTGTGGGGAGCTGCCTTGGCTTCAGCGGCTGACacttgagggttttttgtttttttttttttttgcactgaaGTGGTTCAGCCTCATGCAAATTCAGTGCCACTCCCACCAGCTACAGTTGAAGCCACTCGGCAGCAGCGTGGTGTGTGCCTGCTTCAGATGCATGGCACTGAAGATTTCCAGTGACAGTCACCGTGGGTGTTCTTACGTCTTTCACGTTCTGGCAGCCAACGTTGGTACCCTTCCAGAAGAGGTCTCAGGGAAGGGCATTCTCACAGGACGGAGGATGGCCCATGATAGCGCAGAGAGGATGTTTCCAGCTGGGGGGGGGCCTACCCTGTGGAAGTGTTTCTTGAGCCTGCTTCACCCTGATGGAGGAAAACCAGCCAGTATAATTCAGGGCATCTTCCGGGTTTTCAGGTCTCTATGTGTTAATAGATCATGTATACATCTATTTTTCACTAATCAGGGAAAGCCGAGGTTAAGTAGAATTTGGAGTCTTAGTGCCCAGAAAAGAGTAAACTTACCAACTTACCagccaagagaaagaaacaggtgaGATAAACCTAGCCTTCAAGATGAGAGACTCAGAACTTTAGTTCATCTGACATGATcatcagaatgtgtgtgtgtgtgtgcacatgtgcgcgtgtgtgtgtgtatgtctctgtgtgtacacgtgcacatgtgtgtgtgtgtgcacgtgtgtgtctctgcgcgcgcgcgcgtgtgtgtgtctgtctatgtatgtgtgtgcatgcagggtgtatgtgtgtctatgtgtgtgcatgtgtttgtgtacgtgtctgtgtgtgcgtgtgtatctgtgtatgtatgtgtggggtgtagGCAGGGGGATGTTTATAGGCTTCCACTGTTCTACTCTTTTGACTTACTCTGTGATCTGGTGACAGGATGTTAATCTAGATTGAATGTTGGTTTTACTATGTGACACATATGGGCAGAACCTTCAGTGCCCTTACTATTAGCTGAATCTGTACAACAGACAGGCCCTTGGTTTCAAGAACTAAATTAATGTGTCAGTGTCCTCCTGGGTTGGAACCAGAAATTGCCTGCAGAAGGTGGTAGTTTATTGTTTAGCTAAAATGacggtttaaaaaaaaactgtttggggGGTCACAATATATGTTTTGCCTTACAGTAAGTGACAATACTCACTTCACACATATGTGTCTAGGCTTCAAACTTTAAATGCAagcaagggtctggagagatggctcagcagttacgggcacttactgctcttacagcccaggtttggttcccaggaccctcacgatggctcacaaccatctgtaatccagttccatggtcctgactccctcttctggtttccttagGCTCTAGCATGCACGTTGTGCATGTAAACATGCATATAAACGTATGCAGGTTCATACACCTGTATGTGAATAAAAAGCTTTTgtaaaaaaagtaaatgagattTTTGTgctaaagaaagcatttaagagATGTTAGTTTATGCAATCACAGTCCTGAGCTACAAACTATGATATATTTGTAAGTGACCACTTACCTGCGGAAAGAGCAGTTTCCTCAGAATGAACTGCAGACATCAACAAACCAGGTTGTGTTCCATACTAAGCTCAGATCCTTTTAACAACACAGGGAGACGCAAAGTGTCTGTATGTCTGAATTCAACTGCTCGGGCTCAAGTTAGAGAAATGGGAATCAACAGACAACTTAAAGTATGTCTGGAATAAGTATAAAGGTCAAATTTAGACCGTTCTAGGAAATTCTCACTAGAGGAAAACACCTGTCCCTTGTAGTTGCTGTGGTgtgtttttgcatttttctctctctgtgaaaGTGGGTAGAATTCTACAAAACCTACTCTTCAGGCATGAGGAGGGAGCTTCTGTCCCTTCCGTCCCTGTTTAATGTTctcctgttttctcctttcccaaACATACTGTTCCCGCGTGTGTTTATAGCAATTTCTCCAGGTAATGTGTGGAGAAAGACCACAGTGGAGTGGAGATAAGCAAAGCGGCCCTTCCCGTTTCTCTTCAGTCGCATCCTGTTTCCAACAGAAGGAAGGCAGATATGAGAACACTTTCCAAGGCTCTTCTCTGAAAACCCAGCACCTCCCCTGTAGACTGAACTGTCCATCAGTGAGGGTCTTTCCCCCATACCTGCTGTAGTCTACATGAAACATGcctattagaagaaaatattgataagGCAGGTTTCCTGGACTCTAGTGATTCTCTATGCAGCTAACTATGCAGCAGAAGGATTGAAATTCATGCCCAGGGAAGGAACGCTTGCCTGAGCTGCATGGGAATGGAGCCGATCACAGGCCACATGCTCGGTTTGTCTGTTCCCACACTTTGCCTAGAAACTGAAGTCACGAGACGCTAAGCCAAAGCGTTTTCCTCTTAGGGGAAGTACACTGGCTGGATTGTCAAGAGAGGGTTAGCCTAGGACAAGAGGAACACTCTTCACACATGTTCTTTCAGGAGGCAAAGAAATGTTAAAGTACCTAAGTGAGGGTCCCCTGCCAGGAAGTGCGGTAACCCAAGGGAAGTACCGCACTGGTGAATCTAGCCTCTTTAGGCATGTCATGGGCTTAGGAGATACTGGATCCTCTGACGCTTCATATAGTAGCCTTTGAGACCTGTCTACTTACGATCTCTGGAACTTAGCAGTGCTGAGGCTTCAAGCCAGGCCTTGTGAGTGTGAGCCAAGCACTCTGCCATTGGGAGTAGTTGAGCTAGTCTCAGCCCGTGAGGTCTGGTGAAGACTTTTAATTGCCAATAAGTcacacagaaaatttaaattatcccgCCTCTCAGGGGCCACCTTTGGTTGGTTCAGAGGACAAGAGGCCTTTTATGAAAAACTGTCTGCCCATTCCTTAAAGTTTCCAGGAGATATAGCTTGGAGCTTCATTGCTCTCTGGGAGACAATAGGAGGTGGGTATTAAGATTTAATTCCTGACTCTGATCCAATACTTGGAACCAAACCTGATAACCTACTACATAGAAACCTTGAGAGCTGCAGGGAGACGGGCTAGAATTCATCCCATCCCCCTGGTTTAGAACGTCACTCCCAGGCTGGCATAGTCTTAGTTCTCAAAGTGCCTCCTCCTTTTAGCTAGATGTATCGTCGTCCTGGCGGGCTTCACTTATTTTCAAAGCTGAAGGTACTTGATATTCATATTTGACCTCTGAATCTTCATTGTCAGCTTATAACTCTAAGCAGTGTAGTTAATTCACTGTGAACTCTCAAAATGAATGACATAAATTATGTTTAATTAGCTGAAGCCATAGGAGGATAATATCAGTCCTAAATATGGGTCACCTAAGCAAACAATTATGACTTAATTGATTTTCTCCAGGTTTCAGGTTGAATCTAAAATGCTTTCCATTCCAAGAGGTCTTAGTGTCCCCGTGAAGTGTGTCCAATAGAGTTCTGCTCACAGGCAAGCTACAGAAGCATGAGGAACTCTTAAGGAACTCTTTCTTAAAAACACTGTATTTTCCagaatatttatcttatttttccaCCAGGAATTGGAATTCCACGCTATTGTGTCTAGTAAATAACATAACATTATCTAGGGAAGAAGTCATACTCCTCTGGGGACATTGCCTCTGGTAGGCCCAAACTCCAGTCCCCATACCCATATGGTCACAGACACCACTGTGGATAGAGGAGAttattaataacaacaaaacagaaggatAAAGCTGGGAGGGAGGGATATTGGGCAGTGGGACACTAGAGACTTGGGATGCAGTTCACTGATAGAACACTGGCCAGGTATGtgtttgaggccctgggtttgagccctcTCACCATGAAAACAAGGAAGGGTAAAGGGAAAAGAATACACTTTTTCAAATACAAATCCATAGATTTATATACTACTTCTAGATAGGTAACCTTGGTAATGTTGCTCGTGTGTCTCAGTTTTCTCGCCCGTAATGTGGGGCAATGTTAGTGCTTCCTCGCAGTGTTCCAGAGGGAATGAATGGGCAGGTGTCACAAGCACATAGCAAACACATTTGTCACAAGCTCGATGCCATCGTTAGTCGCCGTACATGTTTTTAGACGGGCATAAGATATGTATGGCGATGGAAATAATATATTCTTGGCTGAAATCTCTCCCATCCCTTCTGACAGGGAAATGGCAAATGCTGGATGGCGGCCTGCTGAACATCACCAAGGTGTCTTTCTCAGACAGAGGACGGTACACGTGTGTAGCGTCTAACATCTACGGCACCGTCAACAACACGGTGACCCTGAGAGTCATCTTTACCTCCGGAGACATGGGCGTGTACTACATGGTGGTGTGCCTCGTGGCCTTCACCATCGTCATGATCCTCAACATCACCCGCCTGTGTATGATGAGCAGTCACCTGAAGAAGACTGAGAAAGCCATCAATGAGTTCTTTAGGACAGAAGGCGCCGAGAAGCTGCAGAAGGCGTTTGAGATTGCCAAGCGCATCCCCATTATCACCTCAGCCAAAACTCTAGAGCTTGCCAAAGTGACCCAGTTCAAAACCATGGAATTTGCCCGGTACATCGAAGAGCTTGCCAGAAGCGTGCCCTTGCCTCCCCTCATCATGAACTGCAGGACGATCATGGAGGAGATCATGGAAGTGGTCGGGCTAGAGGAGCAGGGGCAGAATTTTGTGAGGCATACCCCGGAAGGCCAGGAAGCCACAGACAGGGATGAGGTATACACAATCCCCAACTCCCTGAAGCGAAGCGACTCCCCCACCGCCGACTCGGATGCTTCGTCGCTGCCTGAACAGCCACCTCAGCAGATTGCCATCAAGGTTTCGGTTCACCCCCAGGCCAGAAAGGATCATGTGGATGACCAGGAGGGTGGGCAGTTTGAGGTCAGAGATGAAGAGGAGACGGAACCATCTGAGGAACATTCCCCAGAGACTGCGGAGCCATCCACAGACATAACGACCACGGAGCTGACGTCTGAAGAAGCATCTCCTGTCGAGGCACCAGAGCGAGGACTGCCACCAGCACGCCTGGAAATGCCAGAACCAGCAGTGACATGTGACAAAAACACCTGCATTGTTTATGAAAGCCATGTCTAATCTTAACTCCGAAAAGCTATGCATATCCAGAAAATCAGGGGCTGCTCCTTGTAATACAAATGTAGTATGCACTTGCCGCTAAGCCTTACCAGGAGACTCTCATCCCTTAGGTTGGAGTGATGCCCCGTGACAGGGAAGACACCTGCATGGAGTTCATGGGACTAGACTCACCCCAGTGGGAACAGACGTGAGAAGTGCTGGGGTCCAGAACTGATCCGAGGGGGCAGAGGTTTGTCCTTGGGATCTGAATCGTAGAGGCCATTCTCTGCCAAATCCCTTAATTAGGGATTCCCTTTTGGCCAAGAGTACACCATTGTAAGATGTTCTGAGTTCAGGAGCCATGTCCAATGCATACTGCATTGCTTTTCTTTCGGTAATTATAAGTCTGCCACAGTAGCGATTGCTCCTACATGGGTTTGTTGCACTTTCTTCTCAGTTTGAATTATTTTCACGGTTCTTCTATAATGGAGTAGTTGTTATTATATTAATGTTAATTGCTCTTTCTGCTGGAGACTTCTGTGTCACCtttatccttgtttttttttttcttagtgtgttTACCTCAGAGTCTTGGGTGTCAGTCACTGACATGGCTGCCCTGTGTCATTTGTAACGCCCCAAAGTAGTTACGCCCTACTCTTTCTcctaatttcctctttaaaaaaaaaaaaaataccttcacaCCTCTATTCATACTCATTTTGTTTCCGATGAAGCTGCTattctgaaactgagaaaaactTTGCCCCCCCAAGTAGCACTTTAACAGTCAAATTTACCTGTCCAGTTCTGAGAGCAGCTTAGGTGAGCTCAGCTTGAGGTGAGGAGCAAGATTGTAAATGCTTAGATAAACCCACAGCACTCCAGAGAATGGCGTGTCAGAGAATGGCTTACACGCAAGTGCCCTCAGAACATCCCCAGATGCTTGTCACCACCCCAGCCCCATCAGAGGAAATGGCCTTGGACGGGCCCCGTTCTTACCAGAAACGTCAGCATTTTCATTTGATGGTGACCCCTCAAAGCTCACTTAGAATTTTGTGGAAAGTCTTCAAACTGTCATAACCCCTAAGTCAATGGGAacctagagaggaaagaaaaaaaatctttaaagcagttgtggaaaaaaaaaaaagcaaaaaaaaatttactattgGGTTCTTTCTCTGAATATGATGCCATCTAAAAAGAACAGCATTCTGAGTTCATACCAGTTCACCCTCTCTTGCAGAGAGGGAAACCAAAGTCCAGATTTGCTAAAAAGAAGGCAGGGTCTTCACCTGGAAGATTTATTGCTTGCTAAGGCAGAGGCATTTGGCTGTATCTCTCCTGTAGATACAGCATGTCTGCTACCCAGAAGGCCTTACAGGGCCGATAGTGTGCAGCTCAGCTCAGCACTAGATTTAGGGCAGCATCTCCGTGAAGGGTACAACCAGGTCCCCTTTAGACTGCATACTCAATGTGTTGATCATTGAGAGGGAGCTTGCGAAATTAAGATAATGACACACAGGATTTTATCCTGAAATGATTGAATTCTTTGGCCACCATGTAGTGCATAAGGCAGCTTGATATCAGAGAACAAAGACAATCCAGCCAAGCATCCAACCCAAGCAATCCAACCCAAGAATTGGGTTAATTCTTGACTGTGCCGAGCACTTCTGGACCTTGGTTGCCCTCTCTGCAAAAGAGGTGAACTGGTATGAACTCAAAaggctgttcttttttttgaTGGCATTATATTCAGAGAAAGAACCcaatattaaaactttttttttcacagttattttaaagattttttttcctttcctctctgggtTCCCGTGCCATTTTAATGCTGTTAGTTACTCAAACGAAAGGAACACGGCATTTTCAACAAGTTCTCGAAATTTTCCCCTCCAAAAAATAGATTTTGCGCCCCACTTCTACAGTTTAGATTTAATCTTGCTAAGAGCGATGAGTGCTGTTGTTTTTATTCTCAGACACAAACAGGGGAGACTGAAACCTTACAGACTGTATCAGAGCCGAGACCATCTCAAGTGTGATGAGTGTCACAGGCTTGTGATGTCAGAGGCTGCCTGGGTTATCAGAGCAGCCCCAGATGCTTGTCACTACCCCAGCCCCATCAGAGGAAATGGCCTTGGACAGCCCCATTCTTACCAGGAACTTGTTCATTTTCATGTGATTGTGAATAGAATATGCAGATGACGCCTCGAAGCTCATTTAGAATTTTGTGGAAAGTTTTCAAACTATAATAACCCCTAAGTCAATGGGAACAGCTTGTGGGGTACATACTTTTACAACGGGGGCATCCGAGGGTAGCAGAGTTGGTGCTACAAGTGACCATGACAGGACTGTGGACAGTTCATGCGCAAAGCCTTTTGACAGCATTTGGAGTTTGACAGGATTTCCCTTTAAGAGGGATTCCTTATTGACTCCTAGTGAAAAGTCTTAAAGGTCACCTAAAGAAACCTGTAGCCTGCTCCCATAAGGAGCCAGAGCTTCTTTGGAGGCTGTCTAGATGGGGATCTTATACAGCCACATTGAAGGAAAGTTTTATCCCCAGCTCTTATAATATACACATTTCGTGATTGTCATGGAGACGCACAAATGCCTATTTTGGACATATGTacccagagcagcagcagggacTGACTGGTAAATGTCCTGTGATGGTATGTGAACTCTGTTCTACCCAGTTCTCATTCCATCCAAGCCCGCGTGCAGACTTCCCCATGGAAATTGGAAGCCAAGGTATCCATGCCATGTAAATACTGGTTAAGGACTATAAACTTAagtaggcagatttttctttggCATAAGAGCTGAAATATATGACCAAAGAATATTTCCAGATTGattttgattctttggactgAAGTGGGGTAGGGAGTAAGTGGATGATTTTGAAATCTCCCTCTTTAAGGTATCAAATGTTCTCGGCATAACAATATCCAACCATAAAGGGAACTTGGCTTGATATGGAATTTGTCCATCCAGAAATTTTATGCTCTTGCTGCCCCTCCACAGAGCAGCCTCTTACTAGGATATGAAATATGGAAACCTCATCTCATAACACTTGGCTGATAGtttcccagaaaaaaatgaaCCATTCAGGTTCCTAGAATCATTTGTGGAGTCCCGTTgggcaaacatgcacacacgcttGTGCACAATAGACTCATTTGGGCAGCTTTAAAAGCTCAACACTCAGACCCAACCTATGTATGTCCTCTGGGTCTTCTAtagtcattctttaaaaaataaaaatcaaaccattTCTGGTTTCTGAGTCATCCTGGTCATACCTCtagcaatttttttcttgaaattctgaaaatgattcacgtacatatgcatatttaattCTCTTAGATGATCTATAAACTTGGATGGTATTTAttctaaatgggaaaaaataccCAAAATTTTATattggaaaaaaatctatgtaatttataatgttttgttttatatatttatattttcatatctttAGGGCACATCTGTTGTTCTCATCTTTTTGTACATCACAGTTGGCAAAAAGAAATGCTAATACTTGACTAAACTCTCTAGGAACCAAATGTGATCCATGTGATACATAATGTATGTAACTTGCTCTAGAACTCTCTGAATGTCCTCACCCATGCCAAGCATTGTTGTGTCATGTCATTACGGCC contains these protein-coding regions:
- the Mfap3l gene encoding microfibrillar-associated protein 3-like isoform X1, which encodes MELLKNHPTVCLPPSVPFLILVSTLATAKRITNSTLNGTDVVLGSVPVIVAKTDHIIVKEGSSALINCSVHGVPDLGFKWYNSVGKLLREGDDDKERGGGKIHGNYEVYSVQGKWQMLDGGLLNITKVSFSDRGRYTCVASNIYGTVNNTVTLRVIFTSGDMGVYYMVVCLVAFTIVMILNITRLCMMSSHLKKTEKAINEFFRTEGAEKLQKAFEIAKRIPIITSAKTLELAKVTQFKTMEFARYIEELARSVPLPPLIMNCRTIMEEIMEVVGLEEQGQNFVRHTPEGQEATDRDEVYTIPNSLKRSDSPTADSDASSLPEQPPQQIAIKVSVHPQARKDHVDDQEGGQFEVRDEEETEPSEEHSPETAEPSTDITTTELTSEEASPVEAPERGLPPARLEMPEPAVTCDKNTCIVYESHV
- the Mfap3l gene encoding microfibrillar-associated protein 3-like isoform X2 translates to MELLKNHPTVCLPPSVPFLILVSTLATAKRITNSTLNGTDVVLGSVPVIVAKTDHIIVKEGSSALINCSVHGVPDLGFKWYNSVGKLLREGDDDKERGGGKWQMLDGGLLNITKVSFSDRGRYTCVASNIYGTVNNTVTLRVIFTSGDMGVYYMVVCLVAFTIVMILNITRLCMMSSHLKKTEKAINEFFRTEGAEKLQKAFEIAKRIPIITSAKTLELAKVTQFKTMEFARYIEELARSVPLPPLIMNCRTIMEEIMEVVGLEEQGQNFVRHTPEGQEATDRDEVYTIPNSLKRSDSPTADSDASSLPEQPPQQIAIKVSVHPQARKDHVDDQEGGQFEVRDEEETEPSEEHSPETAEPSTDITTTELTSEEASPVEAPERGLPPARLEMPEPAVTCDKNTCIVYESHV